The genomic region CCGCGTATGTCCTGCCCCACCAGCAGGGAGGCAAGGTAGGGTACGTCCGGGCAGCCGCCGCCGGAAACATTGACGATGCGCCCGGATGCCTTTTCCACGGTGATCTTCACATTGGCGGCCTGCACCATGAACCATTCCCCGTAATCCTTCACGCGGAAAAGGGAAACCGGCTCCAGCATGGGACCGCTTACGGGAACGACGGCCATGGGGCTGAGTCTTTCCTCCTCAAGAACGCGCCTTACGGCCGACTCCATGAGCAGGGGAAAGGTCACCACCATGTCGCACCCGGTACGCAGTTCCGGCGGAGGTCCCTTGACCTCCACCGGAAAACCGGCCGCCTGAAGACGGCGCTCCGCCTGAATGACCTCTCCGGTATGCTGAAAGACCAGAAAGCCCTTCTCCACACCGTGGCCTTCCGAAGCGCCGCTTCCGCGTTTCTTCCACCAGCCGGTCAAGCGTCCGAACATTACCTGCGAAGCTCCAGACGGACGATGCCGTCGCCTTCTTCCTTCGCCTCCACCTTCCAGCCGTTCTTGGCCGCGGCGCGACTCACGTTCTCCTGGCTTGTGGTATTGTCCACCAGTACGTCGACAGGTTCCTCACCGGAAAGATGAGGATACACCATAAGTACGGGCTGAGGGCAGGAAAGCCCGCGCGTATCAATAAGCATAGCAGTCTCCTTCAGTCAATGTCAGGCCTTTTTCGAAAAGGCGAATCCGATGAACAGGCAGAGGGCAAGACCGATGATGGTGGCATGAGCGCCGTACACGCCGATGCCGGCGGCGGAGCTGGCCGTACCGAGGTTGTGCGCCATGGCCGCGCCCGCCAGCATACCGAGGGCGAAGATGGCCGCGTCGCTGTCGCCTTCACCGGCCATGAAGAGCTGCCTGCCGGGGCAGCCGCCGGCAAGAGCGAAGGCAAGTCCCGCCGTCACCATGCCGAGGAAGTTCCAGAGTCCGTCGGTATGAGCCACGGGCTGATTTTCAAAACCGGCATGGAAGCCGCCGGTGAGCAGGTTGGCGACAATGGCCGCCGCAAACATGGCCGCCACACCGAAAAAGAGGTGCCCGTAACGGAAAAGAATGAGGTCGCGGAACGCTCCCATGGTGCAGAAGCGGCTGCGCTGCGCCAGAGCGCCGATAACGAGGGCCACTCCGAAGGAAAGCAGGAAGGGAGCATGAGCCGCGCCGGGGCCGCTGACGGAATAGAAGAGCGGGCCGCTCTGCGCCTGACCGGAAACCTGCGGGAAGGCAACATACAGGCCCAGCAGTCCCGCCATGAGCAGGGGGAACAGCCAGCCCGCGGCCGCGTTCTGCTTCGTGCTGCTGCCCAGCGAATACCCGCGCCTGAAGAAGAAGGTACCCCCCGCAATGCCGCAGATCAGCCCGGCAAGGCCGAACAGCGCGTTGCCGTCGCCGCCTGCAAGGCGGAGAATCGTACGCCACGGACAGCCGAGAAAGACCAGCGCGCCCATGGCCGCAATCATGCCGAGAACGAAGCGCACCAGCGGCGAGGAACCGCCGCGGGGGCGGAATTCGCCTGCGGCCAGAGCCATGCCCAGGGAACCGAGCACGAAACCGATGATTTCAGGGCGGATATACTGCACGATGGCGGCGCGGTGCAGGCCGAGCCCGCCCGCAATGTCGCGCTCAAAGCAGGCTACGCAAATGCCCATGTTGGCGGGATTGCCGAATTTCTGCAGCAGAATGGCCGCAGCTCCGATGACGGCGCCGACAATAATGATGCCGGCCGTGCTGGCAAAGGGGTTCTTGCCGTTCATGAAAAGGCTCCTCCATGAGAATGTGTCACATTGCCGTGCCGCAACGCAGTATAGAGCGAAACGGAATCCGTGTACCCGGCACGGAAAAGGCGGAAGGAAGAGCCTTGAAATTCAGGCGGAAAAAATCATGCGCGCCCGAAAAGAGTCCAGGGAACTTCCAGTTCCGCCGAACCCGGGCGTCAGGTAGCGCCGCGGAAGATCACTTCCGCGGAAAAAGCGGATATGCTCCGCCCTGTATCCCTGATTGCGAACATGGTTTCCCCTGACATGATTTTTCTCTTCTATATCCCGGGGCATGGGCCTTTGCAAGAAAAATATGGCCGAAACGCATCCACCACAACGTTTTTACGCCCCCCCTTGCGGGGCTGCTCTACGGGTGCTACATAACAAAACCTGCTCTGGAGGTTTTATGGCGTTCTCCCCTCTGCGCCCGGATAAAGGCACGGCTGCCGCGGCCCTGGCAGCCTTCCGCGTCACGCTGCCCATACTCGTGGGCTTCGGCTTCTGCGGATTCTCCTACGGTCTGTACATGCACTCCCTGGGCTTTGCTCCCATCGTGCCCGTCATCATGGCCACCACCATTCTCGCGGGTTCTCTGGAATTCATCATGGCCAGTATGCTCATCGGTCCCTTCGCCCCGCTCACGGCCTTCACCGTGGGCCTCGTGGTCAACGCAAGGCACCTTTTCTACGGCATCGCCATGCTGGATGCCTACCGCGGCGCCGGAATGCGGAAGGGATACCTCGTCTGCGGCCTCATCGACGAAACCTTTTCCATACTCCAGTCCGAACCCGTGCCCGAAGGGCTGAACAGGCATCAGTACGCGTTCTTCGTCACGCTGTTCAATCACAGCTACTGGGTGTTCTCCACCGCGGCGGGCGCATACTTCGGCAGCGCCCTGCCCTTCAGCACCCGGGGGCTGGAATTCGTGCTTCCCGCGCTGTTTCTCGCCATCTTCACGGCAAGCTGGCAGAAGGAAGGCAGTCACGCTTCCTCCCTCATCGGGCTTTCCGTCACCTTTCTCTGCCTGCTTGTTTTCGGGCCGGAATACTTTCTTCTGCCTTCCATGGCCATCATCATCGTGCTTCTGCTTCTCTTCCGCAAAAAACTCTCTTCCTCCGCAGGAGAACGGTCATGACCACCCTTCAGACAGCCGTCATGATAGGCCTTGCCGCCCTGTCCACGCAGATCACGCGCTGGGCGCCCTTTCTGCTTTTCCGCAAAAAAACGCCGGACCTCGTGGCCTACCTCGGCACGGTGCTTCCCTCGGCCATCTGGGGGATGCTCGTGGTGTACTGTTTCAAAAGCGGCACGCTCGTCGAAGGCAGTTCCGGCCTTGCGGAAGCGCTGGCCGCCGCCTTCACCATCGCCCTTCAGATGTGGAAAAAGAACATGGCCCTGACCATAGCGGGCGGCACCTTCTGCTACATGGCGCTCGTGCGTCTGGCCGCCTGATGCGCAGAGGCACGCCTTCCGGCCCCCTGTACGGAAGTCCCGTCCGGCCTCCGGCCCGGAGTCTCCGCCGTAGCCATCCGGGCACAGGGAAGACTTTTCCCCAAAAAGCAAGCCGCAGTTCTCCCCTCCCCGCGGGCAGAGCAGCGGCTTCTGCGGAATACGTATCCGTCAGTCTGTTCCGCTTTTGAAGCGGCCCTTCTGACTGCCTTTCCCCGGAAGAACGGATATCCGTGCAGGATACGATTCGGGGCCGATGGGACCTGCGCCCTTTCCCGCCGTACCGGCCGCATGTCCCATCGATCCCATCGCGGCACACGGTTTTCGTGGATTTCCCGCAGCACGCCCCTTCCTTCTTCCGCCGCGTCGACTTTCCCCGGCTTCCGGCGTAACATGAACCGCGTCCGCCGCATGAGGAATGCGGATTTTCTCTGAATGCCTGCCGGGGCCGACGGCCCGAGGAGTCTTTCCATGACGGTAAAACGCCTGCTCTGTTTCGGCGATTCCAACACCTACGGCTGGAAGTGCAACCTGCACGGCCCCGCGTTGCGCCATCCCTCCGAAATACGCTGGACGGGCCGTCTCGCCCGCCTTCTCGGCCCCGGCTGGGAAGTCGTGGAGGAAGGGCTCGGAGGACGCACCCTGCGCGATCATTTCACGGTGGGCGGCGGCCTTGCCGTACCGGGCGCGGGCCTCTGCGGCAAGGAGTATCTGCCCGCCTGTCTGCTCTCGCACCTGCCTCTCGACGCCGTGGTCATCATGCTGGGCAGCAACGACATGAAAGCCGCCCTTCACCGCTCCGCCGAAGATATCGCCGAAGGCATGGCGGAACTTGCCGATATCGTGCTCTCCTTCCCCTGGGGCGAAACGCTGGACTACCCGCACCCTGCGCTCATCATGGTTTCTCCTCCATATATCGGGGAAAGAAAAATGAGCCTTGCCGGAGAACGCTACCTGGGAGCGCCGGAAAAATCCCGCGCTCTTGCCGCTCTGTACCGGAAGACGGCGGAAGAAAAAGGCGCGGCCTTCCTCGATGCGGCCCGGGCCCTCGGCGGCGACCCCTTCGGCGAGGCCCATGGGGAAGACGGTATGCACCTCAGTGAGGAGGATCACGCCGCCCTGGCTTCGGCCCTTTGGAAAAAACTCCTGGCCATGTTTCCGTAGCAAAGGAAAATCTCCTTTTTCTCCATGGAGATACTCCATGCCCTTCCCGGCGTTTTGCATGATTCTTTCCACGCCTTGCAAAAAGCTCCCGCCTGAAACAGTTTGAAACGTGACAAAGATTCCCGTCCTGCCTATAGCTATATCCATCTTGCCGCACCTGCAAATCAACACACCATAAAGGATCGAGCCATGACCAAGAAAACCCTCTCCCTCTCTCTGCTTTCTCTCGCCGTTCTCGCCGCTGTTCCCATGGTCGCCATGGCCCAGCCCCACTATTACGACGGCGGCCGCCATCACGGCTATCACCGCATGGCTCCCTGCCAGGCCATGCCCGAGCTGAGCAAGGAACAGATCGCGCAGATGGACAAGTACCATGAAGAACACCGCGCCGCGGTCGCCCCTCTGTTCGATCAGCTCATGGAAAAGAAAATGGAACTGCGCGCCCTTTCCCCCAATCCCAACGTCAAGCCCGAGGAACTGAAGGCCATCACCAGCGAAATCGCCGCTCTCCGGGCGAAGATCCGCGCCGTCAATGATGAATTTTACGCCAACATGGACAAGGCCGGTCTGCCCTGCGGCGATTACGGCTGCGCCTGGCACGGCGACGGCTATGGTTACGGCCACGGCCGCCACGGCTGCTGGCGCTGAACCGCAGGGGGCAGTTCCTCCTTTCCCCCGTTCCGGCTTCCTCTTGCCGTTTACGCCCCTTTCATCGTATGATGGAGGGGCTTTTTCTTTCCGGGCCTGCGCCCGTGCCTTTTTCCATGGAGCCTTGTATGAAACTGAAGGAACTCATCACCAGCGCACGCACCTGTCGTCGCTTCAAGGGCGAAAAACGCCTCTCCTCCGACATTCTGGCGGAACTTGCGGATCACGCGCGACTTTCCGCATCGGCCCGCAACATGCAGGTGATACGCTTCGTCACCGTTGCCGACCCCGATACCTGCGAAGCGCTGAACAGGCTCGTAGTCATGGGCGGCGCGCTCACGCCGCAGCAGCGCGCCCGTGAAAATCAGCATCCCGGGGGCTTCATCGTCATTGCCGGACCGAAGGACATGGACGACTTCGCCCTCATGGATGTGGGCATCGCCGCCCAGAGCATCAATCTGGCAGCCTGCGAGGCAGGCCTTGCCTGCTGCATGATAGGCGCGGTGAAAAAGGACGAGGCCGCCGCACTCCTGGGCCTGCCCGAAGACCTGCAGGTCAGGCTGGTGCTCGCCCTCGGCGTTGCGGATGAAGTGCGCCGCATCGTCCCCCGCAGAAGCGACGGCAAGCTCACCTATTACCGCGATGAAAACGATGAGCACTGCGTGCCCAAAATCACTCTTGAAGAAGCCGTCATCCTGAAAAAATAGCTTTCCTGGCCACCAAGCTCATCAGGGCGCAGGCGCTTTTCCGCCTGCGCCTTTTTCTGCGGAAGCCCCCCGGCCCTTTTCCTTGCCGGGCTTTCCCCTTCTTTCCCGCAGCACCTCACCATGTCCTGCATACGGACTTCTCCGCCTGCCGTATCTTCCCGGATATTCCTGCCGGAAGCCCCCCCTCCCCTCTGCCGCTCCGCCAGACGCTTCCCGCCCCGGGCCTTTTCCTGCCCGAAGTTCTCATGGCATTTTAAAAAAAAACGTGCTACTCCTGTCTTTCGTGACACGTTTTATTTTTTAGTGTCACCTTTTATTGCTTACAGGAGCCTTCATGAAACTTCCCTTCCTTCTTGCGGCAGCCGCGCTCACTCTGGCCGTATTTCTTTCCCCGGCAGAGGCCAGAGTCGTCACCGACATGCGCGGCAAGGCCGTCACCGTTCCCGACGATCCCGCTTCGGTAGCCACCATAGACGACGGCTTCATCGAAGGCGTGATGACGCATCTCGGCGTCATAAAGCGCGTCAAGGTCATCGGCTCCTGGTCCATGAAAAGGGATTACCGCTACAGCATTCCTTCAAGTTCCGGTTCAACTTTTGAATACCGGGGCTGGAACACCATGAAGTACCTCCACCCCTGGCTGAATGATCTGCCCTGCGTCAATTCCCCCCAGGGGAACATCATAAGCTATGAAACGCTGGCCCTTTCCGCCCCCGACGTGGTGCTGATGCGCGTGGGCGACACTCCCGTGGGTACCGACAGGGAAAAAGTTCAGAAAACGGTGGACACCATCGAAGCCCTGGGCCTTCCGCTCATCGTGCTCTATTCCCCCACATGGTTCCGCTCCTCCGATCTTTCGAGCATGAAGACGGAAGCGGGCATCATAGGGGAACTCTTCGGACAACGGAAAAAAGCGGAAGATCTGGCCGATTTTCTGGCGCAGACGGAAGCGATGATACGCAGCCGCACCGCCTCCGTGGCCGAAAGCGACAAGGTTTCCGTACTGCTTCTGGGGCTTCGCCCGGATATAAGGAAAAAAGGCGGCGCAGGCTCCGTGCACGGAAGGGACACCGCGGAATCCTATATCGTGGAAGAGGTGGCCCATGCCAGAAACGCCTTTCAGGGCAACGGCACGGGCGTACCCATGAGCGCGGAACAGGTGTACGCCTGTGATCCCGACGTCATCATTCTTCCTACGGCCAACGGCTACCATCCCCCGCAGGAACTGTGCGAAGCGCCCTATTATGAAAATCTGCGCGAACTGCGCGCCGTGAAGGAAGGCCGCGTCTACGCTCTGCCCTGGTCGCCTATGAACGCCTCGCGGCGTGTGGAATACCCGCTGGACATGCTCATCATCGCCAAGGCCGCCTACCCTGAACGCTTTTCCGACATCAGCGTGTACGATTTCGCCCTGCGCTTTTATCAGGACGTGTACGGCGTCGGCGAGGAAACGGCCCGGGGGCTTCGCAGCACGCAGCTTCTCGACTGGATGGCGGAAAGCGGGTTCTAGTCCGCCTCTCGCGCCGAAACCATGCCTGCGGCGGAGCGCCTTTCCGTCAGCCCGCCGCCCCATGAGGAACCATGAAAACACTCCGTGTCCCCCTTGTCGTTCTGCTCTGCTGCGCTCTTGCGGCAGCATTTTTCCACGCCCTGCTCGCGGGGGAATACTCGCTCGGCATAGGCGACGTACTGCAATCCCTCTCCGTCCATGCAGGCTGGAGCGACGGCACGGCGCAGAAAACACACGAGATCATCCTCTGGCGCATACGGCTGCCCCGCCTGCTGCTCGCATGCATTACCGGCATGGCCATGGCCGTTTCCGGGGCCGTCTATCAGGGCTGTTTCCGCAACCCTCTGGTGGAACCCTACATTCTGGGCGTGTCGGCGGGCGCATCCTGCGGTGCGGCGCTCGCCATCGTGTTTCCCATGTTCTTTCCCGGCGGGCAGCTTTCCGCCTTTCTCATGGGCATGGCCGCGGTGCTTCTCTCCTTTTTTCTTGCCAGAAACAGAGGAGAAACGCCGCCCGTCACCCTGGTGCTTTCCGGCATCATCGTGGGTTCTCTGTTCTCGGCATGCATCGGCATCATGAAGTACCTCGCTTCGGACGTGGAACTTCGGGAAATCACCTTCTGGATGATGGGCGGTTTCTATTACGCCACCTGGGAGGACGTCGCCATCTGTGCATGCACCGTTCTGCCCTGCCTTGCCCTGCTTTTCGCTCTGGCATGGAAACTGAACATTCTTTCTCTGGGCGATGAGGAAGCCCGCAGTCTGGGCGTGCATCCCGAAAGGCTGAGAGTGCTCTTCATCATCCTTGCCACGCTCGCCGCATCCGTATGCGTATCCGCCGCAGGCATCATCGCCTGGGTGGGCCTCATGATGCCCCATGCCGCCCGTATGCTGTTCGGTCCGGACAACCGGTGGGTCATACCCGCATCCGCGCTTCTCGGCGCGCTGTATCTGCTTCTCTGCGATACCATCGCCCGCACGCTCACCGGCGCGGAAATTCCCATCGCCATCATCACATCCATCGTGGGCGCCCCGTATCTGCTCTGGCTGCTCCGTGCCAAAGGAAGGGAACTTTATGGCGCATGATCTCTGTCCGTCCCTGCCGGGCCTGCTGTTCCACGGCGACGGCCGTGGCCTTTTCCGCTTTTTCCACGGTACGGCGAACGTACGCGAAACCTGCGCCTTCCCGGCCGACGCCGCGCTGGACATACGCAACCTGTCCTTTTCCTACGGCAGAAAAAACATTCTCCGGCAGGTGAGCCTCACGGTGCGCCCCGGAGAAATATGCGGCCTTCTCGGCCCCAACGGCAGCGGCAAATCCACACTGTTCCGCTGCTGCATGGGCTTTCTGCATCCTCAGGAGGGGCACATCCACGTCAAGGGCGTGAACATCGCCCACATGCCCCCGGCAAAGCTGGCCCGACATGTGGCCTATGTGCCGCAGGAACACCGCCAGCCCTTCCCCTTCCCTGTGCGCGACATGGTGCTCATGGGCCGTTCCCCGCACATGACGGGGTTCTCCCCGGTCACGAAGGCCGACCGCGACATCGCCGCCGAAGCCATGGAACGCATCGGCATCAGCGCTCTGGCCGACACGGCCTGCAATCAGCTTTCCGGCGGGCAGAGACAGCTCGTGCTCATTGCCCGGGCCATGGCGCAGCAGACGCCGCTCATTCTGCTGGACGAACCCACCAGCGCGCTGGATTTCCGCAATCAGCTTGCCGTGTGGAAGGTGCTGCGCGAGGTGGCCGGGCAGGGGGTGGCCGTGCTTGTATGCTGCCACGATCCGAACCATATTCTCTGGTTCTGCGACCGGGCGGCCGTTCTGCACAAAGGCTCCCTTGCGGCGGAAGGCCCGGCGAGGGAGGCCCTCGGGCAGGATACGCTTCGTCAGGTGTACGGCGAGGAATGCGTGCGCCTTTCCACCGCATCCATGGACATGGTGTGCCCGCAGCGTTCCTGAAAAAACGCTTTCCGCATCTTTCTCATCACGAAGCCTCGCGCCTCCTGCCCGTGCAGGGCCGCGCATCCCCGTACGGCAGAACAACATAAACTTCCCGGCGATCTTTGCGTGACAGGCGGCGGAATTGACGAGCCCCGGCGAAAGAGCTTTAAAAGGGACAGCAAAACATGAAGGAGGACGCATGTACGCCTCAGGCATAACTCAGGAACTCATCGACAGGGCCGTGGCCTTTCACGGTCACTGGTGCCCCGGCATAAGCCGCGGCATCCGGGTGGCCGCTTGGGTCATGGAAAACATGGGTACCGCAAAAGATGAAGAAATCGTGGCCGTCACCGAAACCGACATGTGCGCGGTGGACGCCATCCAGGCCCTTGTAGGCTGCACCTTCGGCAAGGGAAACCTGATATTCCGCGACCGGGGCAAGGTGGCCTTTTCCTTCTTCCGCCGCAGCGACGGCAGAAAGGTGCGTATCGTGGAAAAAGTCCGCGACGACGACATCTCCCGCCGTATGCAGGAAATCCGCAAGGAACTCACGGCGCAGAACCTGTCGGAATGGATACGCACCAAGCTGGAAATAGAAAGGGAACGTCTCAGAAGAAAGGATATGGACTTTCTTCTCTCCGCGCCCTTTGAGGAACTCTTCACTCTGGGCGAACCTTCCTTCGACATGCCTCCCATGGCCCGCCGTCTCCCCACCATCGTGTGCGAAGGCTGCGGCGAAGGCGTCATGGCTTCGCGCATCCGCGAGGTGGGCGGCCGCAGGCTGTGCATCGACTGTGCGGAAAAGCAGGGCTGATTCCGTTTTTCTCCCGGCAGCAGAGGGGCGGGGCCGAAGGCAGCCGCCCCTTCCGTTTCAACACGCCCTTTTCCCGGCCCGCCGGCTATTCTTCTCCCCGGCAGCCCCCTCTTTTCGCCCCTGCCGGGCGTGCCTTTGCGCGAAAGCACATGCCCGGGGCCGCCTCTCGCCGCAGCACAAGCAGAAGGCCATGCCGCGTCATCCTGTCCCGTCCGGCCAGCCTCTTTCTTCAACCGATACTTCAGGTTTTGCCGAAGAACACGCTCCTGCCCCGGCCGGAAAAGCCGGCACCGCTTTCCCCACGGCGCGCCTTCCGTATCAACGGGCTTCTTCGTCATGCAGAACTCTCCGGCGGCGACCGTTCTTTTCGATGAGAACGAAAGCCGGAACACCGCCGTCCTGCTGAAAAGGTGTTTTTCCGGTATAACCTTTTGTGCTTCCCCCGCCTGGCGGATGGATTTCCGTTCCCGTACCTTCCCTCAGATGCCTGAAGGCATTGAAAAAAGCCGCGCCTCCTCTCCCCAAGAAAGAATGCGCGGCTTCTCAAGCCGGAAATTCCGCCATATTCTGCAAAATCTCTCAGCCCAGAATCTTCTCCAGCTTTCGGGCCACGGGCACATCGGCAGGCAGAAGCCCGGGGAAAACGGCAAGCTCGTGCAGGGGAACCCAGCGCATGTCGTCGTGCACGGTCAGCGCCATGTCTCCTGTCCAGGAAAGCACGCGGTACACGCAAAGGTGCACAGTGCCGAAATCGTATTCATGGCTGTTCTCCGTGAGGAATCCGCCGATCTGCGCTTCTATGCCCAGCTCTTCCCTGAGCTCCCGGGCAAGGCACTGTTCATGGCTTTCCCCTTTTTCCAGCTTCCCTCCGGGGAATTCCCAGCTTCCCGCGCAGCTCATGAAGGGGGCGCGCCGCATGACGAGAATACGGCCCTGTTCAAAAAACACCGCGCCCATCACTTCCTTGGTCACCTTTTCCATCTCCTTTCTCCTTTCAGGCGGGCAGACCGCCCTTTTCCGCCGCCATGCGCCTTTCCTGACGGCGCATCGTGACCAGATAGCAGACAACGATATACAACGCGCACAACGTACATGTCACGGGTTCGCAGAGACACACGCCCATATACCCCATGGAGGGCACCACGAACAGCGCAAAAATCACGTTGCCCGACAGTTCCAGCACGCCTTCTCCGAGACTCAGCAGCCTTCCGCCCATGCCCTGCAGGGCGCAGCGCAGCACGATGAGCACGGCGATGCCCACATAGAAGGGCGCATCCACCCGAAGGTACCGCTCTCCGGCGTACAGCACTTCAGGACTGGCGGAACCCGTGACCAGAAGCACCAGTTCATCCGCCCACAGCCATACCACCACATTGACCAGCCCCACCCAGATGAGCGCGAGGAAAAGCGCATGGCGCACTCCCTGCCGGGCTCTTTGCCACTGCCCCGCCCCGATGTTCTGACTGGCGAAGGTGGAAGCCGTCACGCCCAGCGTTCCCAGGGCCAGCATGAAGACGCTGTGAAAACGCCGCGCCGTGATGTAGCCGCCCACGATACCGGTTCCCAGGTCGTTGATGGCCGACTGCAGGATCATGATGCCAATATCCACAAAGCACATCATAAGCCCCATGGAAAGGCCCGTGCCCAGCATCTGCAGCAGAACGGCCCTGTCGGGCAGCCAGGGACAGCCTTCCTCCCTTTTTCCGGGGCGCAGTTCCGGGCAGCGCCGCGCCACAT from Mailhella massiliensis harbors:
- a CDS encoding DUF3343 domain-containing protein; the encoded protein is MFGRLTGWWKKRGSGASEGHGVEKGFLVFQHTGEVIQAERRLQAAGFPVEVKGPPPELRTGCDMVVTFPLLMESAVRRVLEEERLSPMAVVPVSGPMLEPVSLFRVKDYGEWFMVQAANVKITVEKASGRIVNVSGGGCPDVPYLASLLVGQDIRGAEEPRVRGHTLCSYALQKAFLEARRLWREGGGTCAL
- a CDS encoding GDSL-type esterase/lipase family protein: MTVKRLLCFGDSNTYGWKCNLHGPALRHPSEIRWTGRLARLLGPGWEVVEEGLGGRTLRDHFTVGGGLAVPGAGLCGKEYLPACLLSHLPLDAVVIMLGSNDMKAALHRSAEDIAEGMAELADIVLSFPWGETLDYPHPALIMVSPPYIGERKMSLAGERYLGAPEKSRALAALYRKTAEEKGAAFLDAARALGGDPFGEAHGEDGMHLSEEDHAALASALWKKLLAMFP
- a CDS encoding nitroreductase family protein; this encodes MKLKELITSARTCRRFKGEKRLSSDILAELADHARLSASARNMQVIRFVTVADPDTCEALNRLVVMGGALTPQQRARENQHPGGFIVIAGPKDMDDFALMDVGIAAQSINLAACEAGLACCMIGAVKKDEAAALLGLPEDLQVRLVLALGVADEVRRIVPRRSDGKLTYYRDENDEHCVPKITLEEAVILKK
- a CDS encoding sulfurtransferase TusA family protein yields the protein MLIDTRGLSCPQPVLMVYPHLSGEEPVDVLVDNTTSQENVSRAAAKNGWKVEAKEEGDGIVRLELRR
- a CDS encoding AzlC family ABC transporter permease — translated: MAFSPLRPDKGTAAAALAAFRVTLPILVGFGFCGFSYGLYMHSLGFAPIVPVIMATTILAGSLEFIMASMLIGPFAPLTAFTVGLVVNARHLFYGIAMLDAYRGAGMRKGYLVCGLIDETFSILQSEPVPEGLNRHQYAFFVTLFNHSYWVFSTAAGAYFGSALPFSTRGLEFVLPALFLAIFTASWQKEGSHASSLIGLSVTFLCLLVFGPEYFLLPSMAIIIVLLLLFRKKLSSSAGERS
- a CDS encoding FmdE family protein, giving the protein MYASGITQELIDRAVAFHGHWCPGISRGIRVAAWVMENMGTAKDEEIVAVTETDMCAVDAIQALVGCTFGKGNLIFRDRGKVAFSFFRRSDGRKVRIVEKVRDDDISRRMQEIRKELTAQNLSEWIRTKLEIERERLRRKDMDFLLSAPFEELFTLGEPSFDMPPMARRLPTIVCEGCGEGVMASRIREVGGRRLCIDCAEKQG
- a CDS encoding MATE family efflux transporter — translated: MKIDLTRGNPLTGMLLFALPIFLGNVFQQGYQMADLAVVSHVLGDDALAALGCTVAVYIVVVGLFSGLSNGFSLVVARCYGGRDGAAMGRAVTAALWLWAGLALLTSLAGLLTAEPLLRALRTPDAALDMAVSYLRVIFWGMPVLLAYNMLAGLLRGIGDSLMPLVFLLAAALCNIGLDLLLVAGFGMGVAGAAVATVIAEGCSVLLCLWYVARRCPELRPGKREEGCPWLPDRAVLLQMLGTGLSMGLMMCFVDIGIMILQSAINDLGTGIVGGYITARRFHSVFMLALGTLGVTASTFASQNIGAGQWQRARQGVRHALFLALIWVGLVNVVVWLWADELVLLVTGSASPEVLYAGERYLRVDAPFYVGIAVLIVLRCALQGMGGRLLSLGEGVLELSGNVIFALFVVPSMGYMGVCLCEPVTCTLCALYIVVCYLVTMRRQERRMAAEKGGLPA
- a CDS encoding branched-chain amino acid transporter permease, producing MTTLQTAVMIGLAALSTQITRWAPFLLFRKKTPDLVAYLGTVLPSAIWGMLVVYCFKSGTLVEGSSGLAEALAAAFTIALQMWKKNMALTIAGGTFCYMALVRLAA
- a CDS encoding FecCD family ABC transporter permease, whose translation is MKTLRVPLVVLLCCALAAAFFHALLAGEYSLGIGDVLQSLSVHAGWSDGTAQKTHEIILWRIRLPRLLLACITGMAMAVSGAVYQGCFRNPLVEPYILGVSAGASCGAALAIVFPMFFPGGQLSAFLMGMAAVLLSFFLARNRGETPPVTLVLSGIIVGSLFSACIGIMKYLASDVELREITFWMMGGFYYATWEDVAICACTVLPCLALLFALAWKLNILSLGDEEARSLGVHPERLRVLFIILATLAASVCVSAAGIIAWVGLMMPHAARMLFGPDNRWVIPASALLGALYLLLCDTIARTLTGAEIPIAIITSIVGAPYLLWLLRAKGRELYGA
- a CDS encoding ABC transporter ATP-binding protein, giving the protein MAHDLCPSLPGLLFHGDGRGLFRFFHGTANVRETCAFPADAALDIRNLSFSYGRKNILRQVSLTVRPGEICGLLGPNGSGKSTLFRCCMGFLHPQEGHIHVKGVNIAHMPPAKLARHVAYVPQEHRQPFPFPVRDMVLMGRSPHMTGFSPVTKADRDIAAEAMERIGISALADTACNQLSGGQRQLVLIARAMAQQTPLILLDEPTSALDFRNQLAVWKVLREVAGQGVAVLVCCHDPNHILWFCDRAAVLHKGSLAAEGPAREALGQDTLRQVYGEECVRLSTASMDMVCPQRS
- a CDS encoding Spy/CpxP family protein refolding chaperone, encoding MTKKTLSLSLLSLAVLAAVPMVAMAQPHYYDGGRHHGYHRMAPCQAMPELSKEQIAQMDKYHEEHRAAVAPLFDQLMEKKMELRALSPNPNVKPEELKAITSEIAALRAKIRAVNDEFYANMDKAGLPCGDYGCAWHGDGYGYGHGRHGCWR
- the yedE gene encoding YedE family putative selenium transporter, giving the protein MNGKNPFASTAGIIIVGAVIGAAAILLQKFGNPANMGICVACFERDIAGGLGLHRAAIVQYIRPEIIGFVLGSLGMALAAGEFRPRGGSSPLVRFVLGMIAAMGALVFLGCPWRTILRLAGGDGNALFGLAGLICGIAGGTFFFRRGYSLGSSTKQNAAAGWLFPLLMAGLLGLYVAFPQVSGQAQSGPLFYSVSGPGAAHAPFLLSFGVALVIGALAQRSRFCTMGAFRDLILFRYGHLFFGVAAMFAAAIVANLLTGGFHAGFENQPVAHTDGLWNFLGMVTAGLAFALAGGCPGRQLFMAGEGDSDAAIFALGMLAGAAMAHNLGTASSAAGIGVYGAHATIIGLALCLFIGFAFSKKA
- a CDS encoding ABC transporter substrate-binding protein; its protein translation is MKLPFLLAAAALTLAVFLSPAEARVVTDMRGKAVTVPDDPASVATIDDGFIEGVMTHLGVIKRVKVIGSWSMKRDYRYSIPSSSGSTFEYRGWNTMKYLHPWLNDLPCVNSPQGNIISYETLALSAPDVVLMRVGDTPVGTDREKVQKTVDTIEALGLPLIVLYSPTWFRSSDLSSMKTEAGIIGELFGQRKKAEDLADFLAQTEAMIRSRTASVAESDKVSVLLLGLRPDIRKKGGAGSVHGRDTAESYIVEEVAHARNAFQGNGTGVPMSAEQVYACDPDVIILPTANGYHPPQELCEAPYYENLRELRAVKEGRVYALPWSPMNASRRVEYPLDMLIIAKAAYPERFSDISVYDFALRFYQDVYGVGEETARGLRSTQLLDWMAESGF
- a CDS encoding (deoxy)nucleoside triphosphate pyrophosphohydrolase; protein product: MEKVTKEVMGAVFFEQGRILVMRRAPFMSCAGSWEFPGGKLEKGESHEQCLARELREELGIEAQIGGFLTENSHEYDFGTVHLCVYRVLSWTGDMALTVHDDMRWVPLHELAVFPGLLPADVPVARKLEKILG